In the genome of Flavobacterium panacagri, one region contains:
- a CDS encoding sialate O-acetylesterase, translated as MKKNLVFIFLLISVLANANVRMPLIFSDGMVLQRDKQIPIWGFADANESVEIHFNKQIKKTTADKNGKWTVSLAAEKAGGPFELIVIGKNKITIKNVLVGEVWICSGQSNMEFQVFKTMNAEKEIETANYPMIRHFGVAQDLSGTPKDDLKQGKWEEANKENVGNFTAVGYYFARKLYAELKIPIGIINTSWGGTNVETWTSREAFENSPDFKAMIADVPTVDINAIFETYKKSVLDNLKKVQGFDVSTENEEQFKNPNFQDKNWPEIKVPSLWENQQIGNIDGIVWMRKTIVLTAEQAKKEAILHLAKVDDEDQTFVNGVQIGTNNLWDAKRIYKIPANVLKEGTNVIAVRITDYSGGGGIYGDPQDLKIDFKDSNLPLEGLWKFNVIKVRIEVSPNSYPSLLYNAMVNPLVPYAMQGVLWYQGEANVWRAAEYKKSFPLLITDWRTKFKQGNFPFYFVQLSTFDEFGGNSQKGSRWAELREAQSETLKLPNTGMAVTTDIGNAKDIHPTNKQDIGLRLAATALNNIYGKKQVHSGPTYKSQTIKGNEIILTFDNIGSGLSTPNNDELKGFEIAGSDKVFHAAKAIIKDNKIIVSSDKVQNPSAVHYGWADDDTAINLFNKEKFPASPFRTDNWEMLTANEKYKVSK; from the coding sequence ATGAAAAAAAACTTAGTATTTATTTTTCTGTTAATTAGTGTTTTAGCCAATGCTAATGTGAGAATGCCTTTAATATTCTCTGACGGAATGGTGCTCCAAAGAGACAAACAAATCCCGATTTGGGGTTTTGCCGATGCAAATGAAAGCGTAGAAATTCATTTCAACAAACAAATCAAGAAAACAACAGCAGATAAAAACGGAAAATGGACGGTAAGTTTAGCTGCTGAAAAAGCCGGTGGGCCATTCGAGTTAATCGTAATTGGAAAAAATAAAATCACCATCAAAAATGTTTTGGTTGGAGAAGTTTGGATTTGCAGCGGACAATCGAATATGGAATTTCAGGTTTTCAAAACCATGAATGCCGAAAAGGAAATTGAAACTGCTAATTATCCAATGATTCGTCATTTTGGTGTGGCACAAGATTTAAGCGGCACTCCAAAAGACGATTTAAAACAAGGGAAATGGGAAGAAGCAAACAAAGAAAATGTGGGCAACTTCACAGCAGTTGGCTACTATTTCGCCAGAAAACTGTATGCAGAATTAAAAATCCCAATCGGAATCATCAATACTTCCTGGGGAGGAACAAATGTGGAGACTTGGACAAGCCGTGAAGCTTTCGAAAACAGTCCCGATTTTAAAGCTATGATTGCCGATGTTCCAACTGTAGATATCAATGCTATTTTTGAAACCTATAAAAAATCAGTTTTAGACAATCTGAAAAAAGTACAGGGTTTTGATGTTTCGACGGAAAACGAAGAGCAATTTAAAAACCCAAATTTCCAGGATAAGAACTGGCCAGAAATAAAAGTGCCTTCACTTTGGGAAAACCAGCAGATTGGCAATATCGACGGAATTGTCTGGATGCGAAAAACCATTGTTTTAACAGCCGAACAAGCGAAAAAAGAAGCCATTTTACATTTGGCAAAAGTCGATGACGAAGATCAGACATTTGTAAACGGCGTTCAAATTGGAACAAACAATCTTTGGGATGCTAAAAGAATTTACAAAATTCCGGCAAATGTCTTAAAAGAGGGCACAAACGTAATCGCTGTAAGAATTACAGATTACAGCGGTGGTGGCGGAATCTACGGTGATCCACAAGATTTAAAAATTGATTTTAAAGATTCTAATCTTCCATTAGAAGGACTTTGGAAATTTAATGTTATAAAAGTGAGAATCGAGGTTTCACCAAACAGTTATCCGTCATTATTGTACAATGCCATGGTAAATCCGTTAGTGCCTTATGCTATGCAAGGTGTTTTATGGTATCAGGGAGAGGCCAATGTTTGGAGAGCAGCAGAATACAAAAAATCATTTCCGTTACTGATTACCGATTGGAGAACAAAATTCAAACAAGGAAATTTCCCTTTTTATTTCGTTCAATTATCCACTTTCGACGAATTTGGAGGAAACAGCCAAAAAGGAAGCCGTTGGGCAGAACTTCGAGAAGCACAATCTGAAACCTTAAAACTGCCAAACACAGGAATGGCCGTGACAACAGATATCGGAAATGCAAAAGACATTCACCCAACCAACAAACAGGACATCGGATTACGTTTGGCAGCAACAGCGCTAAACAATATTTACGGGAAAAAACAAGTTCACAGCGGGCCAACGTATAAATCTCAAACAATAAAAGGAAACGAAATTATCCTTACTTTCGATAACATCGGCAGCGGATTATCAACGCCAAATAACGATGAATTAAAAGGTTTCGAAATTGCAGGTTCAGACAAAGTTTTTCATGCCGCGAAAGCGATAATCAAAGACAATAAAATAATCGTTTCCAGCGATAAAGTTCAAAATCCATCAGCAGTGCATTACGGTTGGGCAGATGACGATACAGCAATTAATCTTTTCAATAAAGAAAAATTTCCTGCTTCGCCATTCAGAACCGATAATTGGGAAATGCTAACGGCGAATGAAAAATATAAAGTGAGTAAGTAG
- a CDS encoding cellulase family glycosylhydrolase: protein MKKTIKDYLLSFILCFAFLGVSACSSDKEENPPAIKTLSSTTSKIDFESKENTIEITINSNGVNWTLSNAASWIKLSQTTGTSGQTVVKITALENTTTAQRNAVITLSGGELASEAISVSQAPGSLYPSYNTNPIAADASGMGSSAVELAAKIKLGWNIGNTLEATGGETAWGNPKVTKALIDAVKANGFNAIRIPCSWNQNLENAATAKIKTDWLNRVKEVIQYCVDNDMYVVVNIHWDGGWLENNITEAKKVENNAKQKAFWEQIATHLRGFDEHLLFASANEPAVEDATQMAVLNSYHQTFIDAVRSTGGKNATRVLVVQGPTTDIEKTNKLMTTLPTDKVSGRMMVEVHYYSPWNFAGLTKDETWGKMFYYWGNGFHSTIDTERNATWGEEADLEKNFKLMKTQFVDKGIPVLLGEFGAIRRTTLTGDALTLHLNSRAYYLKTVVKTAKANGLLPFYWDEGSLGNNGFGIMNRSNNTVFDTQALNALIDGLK from the coding sequence ATGAAAAAAACAATCAAAGACTATTTGTTGAGCTTTATTTTATGTTTTGCTTTTCTGGGAGTTTCTGCCTGCAGTTCAGACAAAGAAGAAAATCCGCCCGCTATAAAAACGCTCTCTTCGACCACCAGCAAAATTGATTTTGAAAGTAAAGAAAATACAATTGAAATAACGATTAATTCTAATGGCGTCAATTGGACTTTGAGTAATGCTGCCAGTTGGATAAAATTAAGTCAGACTACAGGAACTTCAGGACAAACTGTAGTAAAAATTACTGCTTTAGAAAATACAACTACAGCACAACGAAATGCTGTGATTACATTAAGTGGTGGTGAACTTGCCTCAGAAGCAATTTCAGTTTCTCAGGCTCCAGGAAGTTTATATCCAAGCTACAATACCAATCCGATTGCAGCCGATGCCTCTGGAATGGGAAGTTCTGCAGTTGAATTGGCAGCAAAAATCAAATTAGGCTGGAATATCGGAAATACGTTGGAAGCAACCGGAGGAGAAACCGCTTGGGGAAATCCAAAAGTAACCAAAGCTTTAATTGATGCTGTGAAAGCAAATGGTTTCAATGCCATCAGAATTCCATGTTCTTGGAATCAGAATTTAGAAAATGCTGCAACAGCAAAAATCAAAACAGATTGGTTAAACCGAGTGAAAGAAGTAATACAATATTGTGTTGACAACGATATGTATGTTGTAGTAAATATTCACTGGGACGGCGGCTGGCTGGAAAATAATATTACCGAAGCTAAAAAAGTAGAAAATAATGCGAAACAAAAAGCGTTCTGGGAACAAATCGCAACACATTTACGCGGATTTGACGAACATTTACTTTTTGCAAGTGCCAATGAACCGGCTGTTGAAGATGCGACGCAAATGGCAGTTTTAAATTCGTATCATCAGACTTTTATTGATGCGGTTCGTTCTACAGGAGGAAAAAATGCTACTCGTGTTTTAGTAGTTCAAGGGCCAACGACAGATATCGAGAAAACAAACAAATTAATGACTACATTGCCTACAGATAAAGTATCAGGCAGAATGATGGTTGAGGTTCATTATTATTCACCGTGGAATTTTGCTGGTTTAACCAAAGACGAAACTTGGGGTAAAATGTTTTATTATTGGGGAAATGGTTTCCATTCTACAATCGATACAGAAAGAAATGCAACTTGGGGCGAAGAAGCCGATTTAGAAAAGAATTTCAAATTGATGAAAACTCAGTTTGTAGACAAAGGAATTCCAGTTTTATTGGGAGAATTTGGAGCAATTAGAAGAACGACTTTAACGGGAGATGCGCTGACATTGCATTTAAATTCAAGAGCGTATTATTTAAAAACGGTAGTTAAAACAGCAAAAGCAAACGGATTATTACCTTTTTATTGGGATGAAGGAAGTTTAGGAAACAACGGTTTCGGAATCATGAATAGAAGCAATAATACCGTCTTCGATACTCAAGCTTTAAACGCTTTAATAGACGGATTAAAGTAA
- a CDS encoding glycoside hydrolase family 3 C-terminal domain-containing protein, with protein MKNKMMFLSAALVFALFTSCKNDAQTTASSSAETEEYVGKEISTDHDAEIDKLISQMTLEEKIGMLHGNSMFANAGVKRLGIPELKMADGPLGVREEISRDNWAPAGWTNDFATYYPAGGALAATWNAEMAHTFGTSLGEELRARDKDMLLSPAINMVRTPLGGRTYEYMSEDPFLNKKIAVPLIVGLQEKDVMACVKHYAANNQETNRDFVDVQIDERTLREIYLPAFEASVKEAKAYSIMGAYNKFRGEYLCENDYMLNKILRDEWGFKGIVVSDWAAVHSTAKSLKNGLDIEMGTPKPFNEFFLADKLIAAVKSGEVSEKEIDLHVKRILRTLFQVKAMGGGTRAKGSIATEAHYQDAYKIAAEAIVLLKNENNALPLKLDGVKSIAVIGNNATKKNALGGFGAGVKTKREVTPLEGLKNRLPSSIKINYAEGYLERYDEKNKGNLGNITSTGPVTIDKLDDAKVKEAVEAAKNSDVAIIFAGSNRDYETEASDRRDLHLPFGQEELIKKVVEANPKTIVVMVAGAPFDINEVSKKSSALVWSWFNGSEGGNALADVILGKVNPSGKLPWTMPKQLKDSPAHATNSFPGDKAVNYAEGILIGYRWFDTKNVAPLYPFGYGLSYTTFTLDNAKANKDSYAQNDVIEVTVDVKNTGKVDGKEVVQLYTAKSDSKISRAAQELKGFKKADVKAGSSEKVTIKVPVKELAYYDVAAKKWTIEPGKYTIKLGTSSRDIKKEIQVTVK; from the coding sequence ATGAAAAACAAAATGATGTTCCTTTCAGCAGCTCTAGTTTTTGCATTGTTTACTTCTTGTAAAAATGATGCGCAGACAACGGCTTCAAGTTCGGCAGAAACCGAAGAGTATGTTGGAAAAGAAATAAGCACTGACCATGATGCAGAAATCGACAAATTGATTTCGCAGATGACATTAGAAGAAAAAATCGGAATGCTTCACGGGAACAGTATGTTTGCCAATGCAGGCGTAAAACGTTTAGGAATTCCAGAATTAAAAATGGCCGATGGTCCGTTGGGAGTTCGTGAAGAAATTTCAAGAGACAATTGGGCTCCGGCAGGATGGACAAACGATTTTGCAACGTACTATCCAGCAGGAGGCGCTTTGGCAGCAACTTGGAACGCAGAAATGGCACATACTTTTGGAACCAGTTTAGGAGAAGAATTACGTGCAAGAGACAAAGACATGTTACTTTCGCCAGCCATCAATATGGTGAGAACACCGCTTGGAGGACGAACCTACGAATACATGTCTGAAGATCCGTTTTTGAATAAAAAAATCGCAGTGCCTTTGATTGTTGGTTTACAGGAAAAAGATGTAATGGCGTGCGTAAAACATTATGCAGCAAACAATCAGGAAACGAATCGTGATTTTGTCGATGTACAAATTGATGAGCGTACACTTCGTGAAATTTATCTTCCAGCTTTTGAAGCTTCGGTAAAAGAAGCAAAAGCCTATAGTATAATGGGCGCTTACAATAAATTTAGAGGCGAATATTTATGTGAGAATGATTATATGCTGAATAAAATCCTTCGTGACGAATGGGGATTTAAAGGAATCGTAGTTTCAGATTGGGCTGCGGTGCATTCTACAGCAAAATCTTTGAAAAACGGTTTAGACATTGAAATGGGAACACCAAAACCTTTCAACGAATTTTTCTTAGCCGATAAATTAATTGCTGCGGTTAAATCTGGAGAAGTTTCAGAAAAAGAAATCGATCTTCACGTAAAACGTATTTTAAGAACATTATTCCAAGTTAAAGCAATGGGCGGGGGAACACGTGCAAAAGGAAGCATCGCAACCGAAGCACACTATCAAGACGCTTACAAAATCGCAGCAGAAGCAATCGTATTATTGAAAAACGAAAACAATGCATTGCCATTAAAACTGGACGGAGTTAAATCTATTGCCGTTATCGGAAACAATGCAACAAAGAAAAATGCTTTGGGCGGATTTGGAGCCGGTGTAAAAACAAAAAGAGAAGTTACACCGCTTGAAGGTCTTAAAAACAGACTTCCTTCATCAATCAAAATCAATTACGCTGAAGGATATTTAGAGCGTTACGATGAGAAAAACAAAGGGAATTTAGGAAATATTACTTCTACTGGTCCAGTTACAATCGACAAATTAGACGATGCAAAAGTTAAAGAAGCAGTAGAAGCAGCTAAAAACTCAGACGTGGCAATCATTTTTGCAGGATCCAACCGTGATTATGAAACAGAAGCTTCAGATAGACGAGATTTGCACTTGCCTTTTGGACAAGAAGAATTAATCAAAAAAGTAGTAGAGGCTAATCCAAAAACCATTGTCGTAATGGTGGCTGGAGCTCCGTTTGACATTAATGAAGTAAGTAAAAAATCTTCTGCTTTAGTTTGGAGCTGGTTTAATGGTTCTGAAGGAGGAAATGCTTTGGCTGATGTAATTTTAGGAAAAGTAAATCCGTCAGGAAAATTACCTTGGACAATGCCGAAACAATTGAAAGATTCTCCTGCACATGCTACAAACAGTTTCCCTGGAGACAAAGCGGTAAATTATGCAGAAGGAATTTTAATTGGATACCGTTGGTTTGATACTAAAAACGTAGCGCCATTATATCCTTTCGGTTACGGATTATCATATACAACTTTCACGCTTGATAATGCAAAAGCCAATAAAGATTCGTATGCTCAAAATGACGTAATCGAAGTTACAGTTGACGTTAAAAACACAGGAAAAGTAGACGGGAAAGAAGTAGTTCAATTATATACAGCAAAATCAGATTCTAAAATTTCTCGTGCTGCACAAGAATTAAAAGGTTTCAAAAAAGCGGATGTAAAAGCTGGAAGTTCAGAAAAAGTAACAATCAAAGTGCCGGTAAAAGAATTGGCTTACTACGATGTTGCTGCTAAAAAATGGACAATTGAGCCAGGAAAATACACTATTAAATTGGGAACCTCTTCAAGAGATATTAAAAAAGAAATTCAGGTAACAGTTAAATAA